The following are encoded together in the Oreochromis niloticus isolate F11D_XX linkage group LG12, O_niloticus_UMD_NMBU, whole genome shotgun sequence genome:
- the LOC100694237 gene encoding serine/threonine-protein kinase N2 isoform X1 has protein sequence MLSTAQQMLQDSRSKIELIRLQIIKVAQAGSSSSSGVDGGGNPNSSTHGGQSAGTRISPPAASLVDARLVELQHYVQRESDALVLAKDVVKELEGISSLDQKALAEAQFRVQESSQKLGLLQLSLEKCLKEKNQEPLQQPAGGGPLSTQNPTTGCPLSTSPSVLSIRPASLTGKLEVRLLGCEDLLKPLADSEREDHPNPAETPAAHKPDGPPEISGVLRLDGRVVGQTCWAAISRLSWDQTFYIQLERSRELEVSVFWRDRRAMCAVKFLRLEEMMDNPITNQGITLEPQGLLYTKLRFIDTVLERQPKLRRQRCIFTKERGKNFLRAAQMNMNFATWGHLMMSILPRYSSFTTFSSSFSATPDLVANNAPHATEKEPQTTTSLPSEAPVIRLSITEDQPSPTILDQEENTAGIISAVHRTSSVPALQEKPSSIEESEDQPVSALKMQVEDFKYISVLGRGHFGKVLLAEFKKTGKLYAVKALKKRDIVTRDEVDSLMSEKRIFEMINASRHPFLVNLHGCFQTSDHVCFVMEYLPGGDLMIHIHNDVFTEAQTRFYSACVLLGLEFLHLNKIIYRDLKLDNLLMDADGFVKITDFGLCKEGMGHGDRTSTFCGTPEFLAPEVLTDDNYTRAVDWWGMGVLIYEMLVGESPFPGEDEEEVFDSIVNDDVQYPTCIPPDAVSIIQKLLKKNPLKRLGAGERDANEVKGEKFFETIDWEALLAKKVTPPFLPSIKEPTDVSNFDSEFTRLQPTLSPPSKPFSLSAEQQEAFADFDFCALHG, from the exons ATGTTGTCCACGGCTCAGCAGATGCTTCAGGATAGCCGCTCTAAGATTGAGCTGATCCGACTGCAGATTATCAAAGTCGCCCAggctggcagcagcagcagcagcggtgtTGATGGTGGTGGAAACCCTAACAGCTCCACTCATGGAGGTCAGAGTGCTGGGACAA GGATATCTCCCCCTGCTGCGAGTCTCGTGGATGCTCGCTTGGTAGAGTTGCAGCACTATGTGCAGAGGGAGTCAGATGCATTGGTGCTGGCCAAAGATGTGGTGAAGGAGCTTGAAGGGATCTCATCGTTGGACCAGAAGGCCCTGGCTGAG GCTCAGTTCCGGGTACAGGAATCCTCCCAGAAACTGGGTCTTCTGCAGCTTTCCCTGGAGAAATGCCTGAAGGAAAAAAACCAGGAGCCTCTACAGCAGCCTGCAGGAGGGGGACCTCTTTCTACCCAAAACCCCACTACTGGGTGTCCCCTTTCTACCTCGCCATCCGTCCTCTCCATCAGACCTGCCTCCTTAACCG gCAAACTTGAAGTCCGGCTTCTTGGATGTGAGGATTTACTGAAACCTCTGGCAGATTCAGAGCGAGAAGACCATCCAAACCCCGCAGAGACACCAGCTGCTCACAAACCAGACGGACCTCCAG AGATCAGTGGCGTGCTCAGGCTGGACGGCAGAGTGGTCGGCCAGACGTGCTGGGCAGCCATCAGCAGACTGAGCTGGGACCAGACGTTCTACATCCAGCTGGAGCGG TCCCGGGAGCTGGAGGTCAGTGTCTTCTGGCGGGACCGGAGGGCGATGTGTGCAGTCAAGTTCCTGCGACTGGAGGAGATGATGGACAACCCAATCACCAACCAGGGGATAACTTTAGAGCCACAGGGCCTCCTCTACACTAAG CTTCGGTTTATTGACACTGTGCTCGAACGGCAGCCAAAGCTGAGACGTCAGCGGTGCATCTTCACTAAAGAGAGAG GGAAGAACTTTCTCAGAGCAGCCCAGATGAACATGAACTTTGCCACCTGGGGTCATCTGATGATGAGCATCCTCCCTCGCTACAGCTCCTTCACCACATTCAGCTCATCTTTCTCTGCGACCCCTGACCTGGTGGCCAACAACGCGCCCCATGCAACTGAAAAGGAGCCTCAAACTACCACTTCACTGCCAAG CGAAGCTCCAGTAATCAGGCTGAGCATCACTGAGGATCAGCCCTCTCCCACCATCCTGGACCAGGAAGAAAACACAGCTGGCATCATCAGTGCAGTGCACCGAACATCATCTGTGCCCGCACTGCAAGAAAAACCG TCCTCCATAGAAGAAAGCGAAGATCAGCCTGTGTCTGCTctaaa GATGCAGGTGGAAGATTTTAAATATATCTCAGTTCTTGGCAGAGGACACTTTGGGAAG GTCCTGCTGGCAGAGTTTAAGAAGACCGGAAAATTGTACGCCGTCAAAGCTTTGAAGAAAAGAGACATTGTTACTCGTGATGAAGTGGACAG TCTTATGAGCGAGAAGAGGATCTTTGAGATGATCAACGCGTCCAGGCACCCGTTCCTCGTCAACCTCCACGGCTGCTTCCAGACCAGCGACCATGTCTGCTTCGTCATGGAGTATTTACCCGGTGGTGACCTCATGATCCACATCCACAATGATGTGTTTACCGAGGCTCAGACCAG GTTTTACTCAGCATGTGTCCTGCTTGGTTTAGAGTTTCTGCATCTGAATAAAATCATCTATCG AGATCTGAAGCTGGACAACCTGTTAATGGATGCAGATGGATTTGTGAAAATCACAGACTTTGGACTTTGTAAAGAAG GGATGGGACACGGCGATCGGACCTCAACTTTCTGTGGGACTCCTGAGTTTCTTGCTCCTGAAGTCCTGACAGACGACAACTATACGCGAGCAGTGGATTGGTGGGGGATGGGCGTCCTCATCTACGAAATGCTTGTTGGAGAG TCTCCATTCCCTGgtgaagatgaggaggaggtgtTTGACAGCATCGTTAATGATGACGTGCAGTATCCAACCTGCATTCCTCCTGATGCTGTCTCCATCATCCAGAAG CTGCTGAAGAAGAATCCACTGAAAAGGCTCGGAGCTGGAGAGAGGGACGCAAACGAGGTCAAAGGAGAGAAATTCTTTGAG ACCATCGACTGGGAAGCCCTGCTAGCGAAGAAAGTAACGCCGCCCTTCCTGCCGTCGATCAAGGAGCCCACTGATGTCAGCAACTTCGACAGCGAGTTCACTCGACTCCAGCCAACCCTGTCGCCTCCCTCCAAGCCCTTCAGCCTCTCCGCCGAGCAGCAGGAAGCGTTCGCGGACTTTGACTTTTGCGCCTTGCATGGGTGA
- the LOC100694237 gene encoding serine/threonine-protein kinase N2 isoform X2 encodes MLSTAQQMLQDSRSKIELIRLQIIKVAQAGSSSSSGVDGGGNPNSSTHGGISPPAASLVDARLVELQHYVQRESDALVLAKDVVKELEGISSLDQKALAEAQFRVQESSQKLGLLQLSLEKCLKEKNQEPLQQPAGGGPLSTQNPTTGCPLSTSPSVLSIRPASLTGKLEVRLLGCEDLLKPLADSEREDHPNPAETPAAHKPDGPPEISGVLRLDGRVVGQTCWAAISRLSWDQTFYIQLERSRELEVSVFWRDRRAMCAVKFLRLEEMMDNPITNQGITLEPQGLLYTKLRFIDTVLERQPKLRRQRCIFTKERGKNFLRAAQMNMNFATWGHLMMSILPRYSSFTTFSSSFSATPDLVANNAPHATEKEPQTTTSLPSEAPVIRLSITEDQPSPTILDQEENTAGIISAVHRTSSVPALQEKPSSIEESEDQPVSALKMQVEDFKYISVLGRGHFGKVLLAEFKKTGKLYAVKALKKRDIVTRDEVDSLMSEKRIFEMINASRHPFLVNLHGCFQTSDHVCFVMEYLPGGDLMIHIHNDVFTEAQTRFYSACVLLGLEFLHLNKIIYRDLKLDNLLMDADGFVKITDFGLCKEGMGHGDRTSTFCGTPEFLAPEVLTDDNYTRAVDWWGMGVLIYEMLVGESPFPGEDEEEVFDSIVNDDVQYPTCIPPDAVSIIQKLLKKNPLKRLGAGERDANEVKGEKFFETIDWEALLAKKVTPPFLPSIKEPTDVSNFDSEFTRLQPTLSPPSKPFSLSAEQQEAFADFDFCALHG; translated from the exons ATGTTGTCCACGGCTCAGCAGATGCTTCAGGATAGCCGCTCTAAGATTGAGCTGATCCGACTGCAGATTATCAAAGTCGCCCAggctggcagcagcagcagcagcggtgtTGATGGTGGTGGAAACCCTAACAGCTCCACTCATGGAG GGATATCTCCCCCTGCTGCGAGTCTCGTGGATGCTCGCTTGGTAGAGTTGCAGCACTATGTGCAGAGGGAGTCAGATGCATTGGTGCTGGCCAAAGATGTGGTGAAGGAGCTTGAAGGGATCTCATCGTTGGACCAGAAGGCCCTGGCTGAG GCTCAGTTCCGGGTACAGGAATCCTCCCAGAAACTGGGTCTTCTGCAGCTTTCCCTGGAGAAATGCCTGAAGGAAAAAAACCAGGAGCCTCTACAGCAGCCTGCAGGAGGGGGACCTCTTTCTACCCAAAACCCCACTACTGGGTGTCCCCTTTCTACCTCGCCATCCGTCCTCTCCATCAGACCTGCCTCCTTAACCG gCAAACTTGAAGTCCGGCTTCTTGGATGTGAGGATTTACTGAAACCTCTGGCAGATTCAGAGCGAGAAGACCATCCAAACCCCGCAGAGACACCAGCTGCTCACAAACCAGACGGACCTCCAG AGATCAGTGGCGTGCTCAGGCTGGACGGCAGAGTGGTCGGCCAGACGTGCTGGGCAGCCATCAGCAGACTGAGCTGGGACCAGACGTTCTACATCCAGCTGGAGCGG TCCCGGGAGCTGGAGGTCAGTGTCTTCTGGCGGGACCGGAGGGCGATGTGTGCAGTCAAGTTCCTGCGACTGGAGGAGATGATGGACAACCCAATCACCAACCAGGGGATAACTTTAGAGCCACAGGGCCTCCTCTACACTAAG CTTCGGTTTATTGACACTGTGCTCGAACGGCAGCCAAAGCTGAGACGTCAGCGGTGCATCTTCACTAAAGAGAGAG GGAAGAACTTTCTCAGAGCAGCCCAGATGAACATGAACTTTGCCACCTGGGGTCATCTGATGATGAGCATCCTCCCTCGCTACAGCTCCTTCACCACATTCAGCTCATCTTTCTCTGCGACCCCTGACCTGGTGGCCAACAACGCGCCCCATGCAACTGAAAAGGAGCCTCAAACTACCACTTCACTGCCAAG CGAAGCTCCAGTAATCAGGCTGAGCATCACTGAGGATCAGCCCTCTCCCACCATCCTGGACCAGGAAGAAAACACAGCTGGCATCATCAGTGCAGTGCACCGAACATCATCTGTGCCCGCACTGCAAGAAAAACCG TCCTCCATAGAAGAAAGCGAAGATCAGCCTGTGTCTGCTctaaa GATGCAGGTGGAAGATTTTAAATATATCTCAGTTCTTGGCAGAGGACACTTTGGGAAG GTCCTGCTGGCAGAGTTTAAGAAGACCGGAAAATTGTACGCCGTCAAAGCTTTGAAGAAAAGAGACATTGTTACTCGTGATGAAGTGGACAG TCTTATGAGCGAGAAGAGGATCTTTGAGATGATCAACGCGTCCAGGCACCCGTTCCTCGTCAACCTCCACGGCTGCTTCCAGACCAGCGACCATGTCTGCTTCGTCATGGAGTATTTACCCGGTGGTGACCTCATGATCCACATCCACAATGATGTGTTTACCGAGGCTCAGACCAG GTTTTACTCAGCATGTGTCCTGCTTGGTTTAGAGTTTCTGCATCTGAATAAAATCATCTATCG AGATCTGAAGCTGGACAACCTGTTAATGGATGCAGATGGATTTGTGAAAATCACAGACTTTGGACTTTGTAAAGAAG GGATGGGACACGGCGATCGGACCTCAACTTTCTGTGGGACTCCTGAGTTTCTTGCTCCTGAAGTCCTGACAGACGACAACTATACGCGAGCAGTGGATTGGTGGGGGATGGGCGTCCTCATCTACGAAATGCTTGTTGGAGAG TCTCCATTCCCTGgtgaagatgaggaggaggtgtTTGACAGCATCGTTAATGATGACGTGCAGTATCCAACCTGCATTCCTCCTGATGCTGTCTCCATCATCCAGAAG CTGCTGAAGAAGAATCCACTGAAAAGGCTCGGAGCTGGAGAGAGGGACGCAAACGAGGTCAAAGGAGAGAAATTCTTTGAG ACCATCGACTGGGAAGCCCTGCTAGCGAAGAAAGTAACGCCGCCCTTCCTGCCGTCGATCAAGGAGCCCACTGATGTCAGCAACTTCGACAGCGAGTTCACTCGACTCCAGCCAACCCTGTCGCCTCCCTCCAAGCCCTTCAGCCTCTCCGCCGAGCAGCAGGAAGCGTTCGCGGACTTTGACTTTTGCGCCTTGCATGGGTGA